A portion of the Corynebacterium occultum genome contains these proteins:
- a CDS encoding glycosyltransferase family protein, which produces MGLSSSLQQARTGFWHLRKGGPAQLRTWLTRRRIDGAGTRASLRPGVEWNPLDIPEYVPNDRPRRFGDVRVAVILDNFSLAAWDYEFDTVPVTPGNWRDRIDDSIDLLLVESAWNGVGGAWQYQLTGSKAPSTALVDLVGHCRGKDIPTVFWNKEDPPHFEDFLDTAKLFDVVFTTDINKVPEYRKELGHENIHVMSFAAQPAIHNPIRIKSMHQRGDIAFAGTYFAHKFPERREQMDLLLNAAAEVSPRMEHGLTIFSRFIGTDEKYQFPAPVDRYVAGSLPYEKMLSAYRDFKVFLNVNSVIDSPSMCARRIFEITASGTPVVSAPSAAIEQFFPIDEIPTVTDPQETQWMLRSLVNSPRLRDRMVHRAQRRIWGNHTYTHRAQQILDAVGLETSAQERPRVSVLVSTNRPHQLEHVLDQVAAQLDVDIELLLLGHGFEFDTTQVESACSERGIETVRCLTAPSSHSLGTCLNQLVAESTGDILAKFDDDDLYGPHYLLDQVNALFYSGADLVGKAAAFAYLESSGTLLLRRPDLEHRWTDFVCGPTLVGRRETFEAVPFADRTRGEDSRFLEEVLESGRRIYAADRFNFIQVRGHGTHTWDAVDTEFLANGVVESFGCNTEHVNI; this is translated from the coding sequence ATGGGATTGTCATCCTCCCTCCAGCAGGCACGCACCGGATTCTGGCACCTCCGCAAGGGCGGTCCCGCCCAGTTGCGCACCTGGCTGACCCGCCGTCGCATCGACGGTGCGGGCACCAGGGCGTCGTTACGCCCCGGTGTGGAGTGGAACCCCCTCGACATTCCCGAGTACGTGCCTAATGACCGCCCCCGTCGATTCGGGGATGTCCGGGTCGCGGTTATTCTCGACAACTTTTCCCTGGCTGCCTGGGACTACGAGTTCGACACCGTGCCGGTAACCCCCGGCAACTGGCGGGACCGGATCGATGATTCCATCGACCTCCTCCTCGTGGAATCCGCATGGAATGGCGTGGGCGGGGCCTGGCAGTACCAGCTGACAGGTTCCAAGGCCCCCAGCACCGCCCTGGTCGATCTAGTCGGTCACTGCCGGGGGAAGGACATCCCCACAGTTTTTTGGAACAAGGAGGATCCGCCTCACTTCGAGGACTTCCTGGACACCGCGAAGCTTTTCGACGTCGTGTTCACCACCGACATCAATAAGGTCCCGGAGTACCGGAAGGAGCTTGGGCACGAGAACATCCACGTCATGAGCTTCGCCGCGCAGCCTGCGATCCACAATCCGATTCGGATCAAGAGTATGCACCAGCGCGGGGACATCGCTTTCGCCGGCACCTACTTCGCCCACAAGTTCCCCGAGCGTCGGGAGCAGATGGACCTGCTACTCAATGCCGCCGCCGAGGTCTCTCCGCGGATGGAGCACGGGCTGACCATCTTCTCTCGTTTCATCGGGACGGACGAGAAGTACCAGTTCCCGGCTCCGGTGGACCGCTATGTCGCCGGTTCCCTGCCCTACGAGAAGATGCTCAGCGCCTATCGGGACTTCAAAGTCTTCCTAAACGTCAACTCCGTAATCGACAGCCCGAGTATGTGCGCCCGTCGCATCTTTGAAATCACCGCCAGCGGCACTCCCGTGGTCAGCGCCCCCAGCGCCGCCATCGAGCAGTTCTTCCCCATCGATGAGATCCCCACTGTCACGGATCCGCAGGAGACGCAGTGGATGCTGCGCTCCTTGGTTAATTCCCCCCGCCTTCGGGATCGGATGGTGCACCGGGCGCAGCGGCGCATCTGGGGAAACCACACCTACACTCACCGGGCCCAGCAGATCCTGGATGCAGTCGGCCTTGAGACCTCCGCTCAAGAACGGCCTCGGGTATCCGTCCTCGTCTCCACCAACCGACCCCACCAGCTGGAGCATGTCCTGGACCAGGTAGCAGCCCAGCTCGATGTGGATATCGAGCTGCTCCTGCTCGGCCACGGCTTCGAGTTCGACACGACCCAAGTAGAGTCGGCCTGCTCTGAGCGTGGAATCGAGACAGTCCGGTGCCTGACCGCCCCGTCCTCCCACAGTCTGGGCACCTGTCTCAACCAGCTCGTTGCCGAATCCACCGGGGACATCCTGGCTAAGTTCGACGATGATGACCTCTACGGTCCCCATTATCTGCTGGACCAGGTCAACGCGTTGTTCTACTCAGGGGCAGATCTGGTGGGCAAGGCCGCGGCCTTCGCCTACTTGGAGTCCTCGGGCACCTTGCTCCTGCGACGCCCCGATTTGGAGCACCGGTGGACCGACTTCGTCTGCGGCCCCACCCTCGTCGGTCGCCGAGAGACCTTCGAAGCGGTTCCCTTCGCCGATCGCACCCGGGGAGAGGACTCCCGCTTCCTGGAGGAGGTTCTCGAGTCGGGCCGAAGGATCTACGCTGCGGACCGCTTCAACTTCATCCAGGTCAGGGGGCATGGGACTCACACCTGGGATGCCGTAGACACCGAATTCCTCGCCAATGGAGTGGTCGAGTCCTTCGGCTGCAATACCGAGCACGTCAACATCTAG
- a CDS encoding glycoside hydrolase family 3 N-terminal domain-containing protein — translation MNKNFSVKVAAMTAAALCGGLLVACTPETIGSDTTETSSSPISEKPTGRPGEPAPTSSTSALPATEETPEQEELRAQVASLMMVGVTSYEDALAKLQQGAGGIFITSWADPAILTEPGRDIAALRETVGRDFSVSIDFEGGRVQRHSEILGNWPAPREMAATRTPEEVRALAAEMGKSLADHGITVNFAPVVDLDIAELDVIGDRSFSPDPVVAADYAAAFATGMKDAGVTAVFKHFPGHGQASGDTHTGFAVTPPIEVIREQDLPPFGRALTGAPGEVMVGHMVVPGLGDESLPSSLDPAVYQLLRSGAYPEGVPFNGVAYTDDLSGMAAITDLMSTPEAVAAAIGAGADQALWSSDESLEVVIDTVMAAIEAGTISEEQIQESAERVQV, via the coding sequence ATGAACAAGAACTTCTCGGTGAAGGTGGCCGCCATGACCGCCGCCGCACTCTGCGGCGGACTACTGGTCGCCTGCACCCCGGAAACCATCGGCTCCGACACAACCGAGACCAGCAGCAGCCCCATCTCCGAAAAGCCCACCGGACGCCCCGGCGAACCAGCCCCCACCAGTTCCACCTCAGCCCTGCCCGCCACCGAAGAAACCCCGGAGCAGGAGGAACTACGGGCCCAGGTGGCCTCCCTCATGATGGTCGGAGTCACCAGCTACGAAGACGCCCTGGCCAAACTGCAACAGGGAGCCGGCGGCATCTTCATCACCAGCTGGGCGGACCCCGCAATCCTCACCGAACCCGGCCGAGACATCGCCGCACTCAGGGAAACCGTGGGCCGAGACTTCAGCGTCTCCATCGACTTCGAAGGCGGCCGGGTCCAACGACACTCCGAAATCCTGGGCAACTGGCCCGCACCCCGGGAAATGGCCGCCACCCGCACCCCGGAAGAGGTCCGCGCCCTGGCCGCCGAGATGGGCAAGAGCCTGGCAGACCACGGCATCACCGTGAATTTCGCCCCCGTGGTGGACCTGGACATCGCCGAACTCGATGTCATCGGAGACCGCTCCTTCTCCCCGGACCCGGTGGTGGCCGCCGACTACGCCGCAGCCTTCGCCACCGGCATGAAGGATGCCGGAGTCACGGCAGTGTTCAAACACTTCCCGGGCCATGGCCAGGCCTCCGGAGACACTCATACCGGCTTTGCGGTCACCCCTCCCATCGAGGTCATCCGCGAACAAGACCTCCCGCCCTTCGGCCGGGCACTCACCGGCGCGCCGGGTGAGGTGATGGTCGGTCACATGGTGGTTCCCGGACTGGGGGATGAATCCCTGCCGAGTAGCCTTGATCCGGCCGTCTATCAGCTGCTGCGCAGTGGTGCTTATCCGGAGGGGGTTCCCTTCAACGGTGTCGCTTATACCGATGATCTTTCCGGCATGGCGGCAATCACCGATCTGATGAGTACTCCTGAGGCTGTGGCGGCGGCGATCGGGGCCGGGGCGGACCAGGCACTCTGGTCCAGTGATGAGTCCCTGGAGGTAGTTATTGACACCGTCATGGCTGCTATTGAGGCCGGAACTATCTCTGAGGAGCAGATACAGGAGTCTGCTGAACGGGTTCAGGTGTAG
- a CDS encoding DUF2613 domain-containing protein: MAYTSDSLNRRTLGPAIASAVVGVAAGIVAVLGVAAFSDQDSLPQGNAVTVEDAMLGGPEYGTRG; this comes from the coding sequence ATGGCTTATACATCTGATTCTCTCAACCGACGTACTCTTGGCCCGGCGATTGCCAGTGCCGTTGTCGGTGTCGCTGCCGGCATTGTTGCAGTGCTGGGTGTCGCAGCTTTCTCTGATCAGGATTCCCTCCCCCAGGGAAATGCGGTGACCGTGGAAGATGCGATGCTCGGTGGCCCGGAGTACGGCACCCGCGGCTAG
- a CDS encoding DUF3367 domain-containing protein, with amino-acid sequence MRCSVARSTAPAASAPFHVKRGPQLNLQGVLHLGGWLLLAFLSFTQPWGLTAADTKHDLAANPAGFLGGTLHAWTDIFTLGQLQNQAYGYLFPQGFFFLLTDFLPDWVAQRLWWLIVLGVGYSGFLLLVSRLGIGSVPFRVLAALLFALSPRTLTTLGAISSESWPVMLAPWVILPLLGPLGIRAVALAVLPVAAMGAVNATATLAACVPAGIVLIWRILHRAPWGWRALGLWLLGCLAVSIWWIGPLLVLGRYSAPFTDFIESSYVTTRWLNPLEILRGTTSWSPFVDTEREAGNLLVSEPVFVLATVVVAALGLAGLSLLIRNRSSHAGLWVGMLLTGFLILGMAHGPLGTTWLAFLDGAGAALRNLHKFDPLVRIPLMVGIAALGSVLRLPSSWAVVRKRAFPARRMAVAGLVILIGLGATSPAWTGRLLPRGAYEEVPVYWQEAADFLSQNTAGTRTLIYPESSFARQDWGWTRDEPVQPLLHVPWAVRDAVPLIEPEAIRGLDGVMAVLEEDPASGAASLRRLGIGAVLVRQDLAADPDTASRAIEELPGERYTFGEIEVIMIDPAADMAVTSAAPVQVAGGGESLALLDSIFGPGPRELVAEDAEIVTDTPMLSVRNYGTLEGAVSAPLASLAEGADVRNAVKDYPSAGPFTYVEEIGGQVLASSSAADATSFGGADPAHSVTAAVDRQTDTAWFPTPGTAEGQWLELRGDFPDPVLEITTTEDTTLVISSGTAATEVEVSAGEQATIRVPGGATEAVRVTLKGQTGISEIGLVGHQLERMVTVPDTSVSVRHFLFQRMFVDTGVLIRSFSTPRNMSFELALPDEGSVFIDEKEFWDGDLVELEAGQHELRTHQTWVSLKEPDFDPSPAFQDLRAGEEIPAAEDERLLLTGRSWNSGLEAAIKGVDLEPRRIDAGAQGFVIPPGVQGPVKFSFAGDSAYQASLFLGGALGILSVLAAVAVATLRRPGFVGEERAPGWFRWVGLASGVLALTAVAGWPALLIIVLAWAIMRFTIIPLWLLASAPILMAGAWLARSPWPMVGYAGDNPMVGWVCVLGLAALLLATADTFWDSPPPGIPSPTPNNKNDEEPDE; translated from the coding sequence ATGCGATGCTCGGTGGCCCGGAGTACGGCACCCGCGGCTAGCGCCCCGTTCCACGTGAAACGCGGGCCGCAGCTTAACCTCCAGGGAGTTCTTCACCTGGGTGGTTGGTTGTTGCTCGCGTTTTTGTCATTCACCCAACCCTGGGGATTGACGGCCGCGGACACGAAGCATGATCTGGCGGCCAACCCGGCTGGTTTTCTGGGTGGCACGCTGCATGCCTGGACCGATATCTTCACCCTCGGGCAGCTCCAGAATCAGGCCTATGGCTATCTTTTTCCACAGGGCTTCTTCTTCCTGCTCACGGATTTCCTGCCCGACTGGGTGGCGCAGCGTCTCTGGTGGCTGATTGTCCTCGGGGTGGGTTACTCCGGGTTCCTGCTGCTGGTTTCACGGCTCGGGATAGGTTCAGTTCCTTTCAGGGTGTTGGCCGCCCTGCTTTTCGCCTTATCACCACGGACCTTGACCACCTTGGGGGCCATCTCCTCCGAGAGTTGGCCGGTGATGTTGGCACCTTGGGTGATCCTGCCGCTGCTCGGCCCCCTGGGAATCCGGGCGGTGGCACTGGCGGTGCTGCCGGTGGCTGCCATGGGGGCAGTCAATGCCACGGCCACCTTGGCGGCCTGCGTTCCGGCCGGGATAGTTCTGATCTGGCGTATTCTGCATCGCGCACCCTGGGGTTGGCGTGCCCTGGGACTCTGGCTGCTGGGGTGCCTGGCGGTGAGCATCTGGTGGATCGGTCCCCTCCTGGTTCTGGGACGCTATTCCGCCCCCTTCACTGATTTCATTGAGTCTTCTTATGTGACCACCCGTTGGCTCAATCCGTTGGAGATTCTCCGGGGCACCACCAGTTGGTCACCTTTCGTGGACACTGAGCGGGAAGCCGGGAACCTCCTGGTCAGCGAACCGGTGTTTGTGCTGGCCACTGTGGTGGTGGCGGCACTTGGGCTGGCGGGTTTAAGTCTCCTGATCCGCAACCGGTCCAGCCATGCTGGCCTGTGGGTGGGGATGTTGTTGACTGGGTTCCTGATTCTGGGCATGGCTCACGGACCTCTCGGCACTACCTGGTTGGCTTTCCTGGATGGTGCCGGGGCAGCACTGCGCAACCTGCATAAATTTGATCCCCTGGTGCGGATTCCGCTGATGGTGGGCATCGCTGCACTGGGGAGTGTTCTGCGCTTGCCTTCAAGCTGGGCAGTTGTTCGGAAGCGGGCCTTCCCTGCCCGACGGATGGCCGTCGCCGGGTTGGTCATCCTGATCGGGTTGGGAGCCACCTCCCCGGCGTGGACCGGACGTCTGCTTCCCCGGGGTGCTTATGAGGAGGTGCCGGTGTACTGGCAGGAGGCGGCGGATTTCCTCAGTCAGAATACCGCCGGCACCCGCACCCTGATTTATCCTGAATCCTCCTTCGCCCGGCAGGACTGGGGCTGGACCCGGGATGAACCCGTCCAGCCGCTTCTCCACGTCCCCTGGGCTGTGCGCGATGCGGTTCCCTTGATCGAGCCTGAGGCCATCCGCGGATTGGACGGGGTCATGGCGGTGCTTGAGGAAGATCCCGCTTCAGGCGCGGCTTCACTACGCCGCCTGGGGATTGGTGCGGTGCTGGTTCGTCAGGATCTGGCGGCGGATCCGGACACTGCCTCCCGGGCCATCGAGGAATTACCTGGTGAAAGGTACACCTTCGGCGAAATCGAGGTGATCATGATTGATCCTGCCGCTGACATGGCGGTGACCTCGGCGGCACCGGTGCAGGTGGCCGGTGGTGGGGAGTCCCTGGCACTCCTGGATTCGATCTTCGGCCCCGGCCCCAGGGAGCTGGTCGCGGAGGACGCCGAGATAGTCACCGACACCCCGATGCTCAGCGTCCGTAATTACGGCACCTTGGAAGGTGCGGTGTCCGCCCCCCTGGCTTCCCTGGCCGAAGGCGCTGATGTACGTAATGCGGTAAAGGACTATCCCTCCGCCGGTCCCTTCACCTATGTGGAGGAGATTGGCGGGCAGGTGCTTGCCTCCTCCTCTGCAGCTGATGCCACCAGCTTCGGTGGGGCAGATCCCGCTCATTCCGTGACTGCCGCGGTGGACCGTCAGACTGATACCGCCTGGTTCCCCACCCCAGGTACTGCCGAAGGTCAGTGGCTGGAGCTGCGGGGTGATTTCCCGGATCCCGTTCTGGAGATCACCACCACGGAAGACACAACTCTTGTCATTTCCTCCGGCACCGCCGCCACCGAAGTGGAGGTGAGTGCCGGGGAGCAGGCCACCATCCGGGTGCCGGGTGGGGCCACTGAAGCAGTACGGGTGACCTTGAAAGGGCAAACCGGGATCAGCGAGATCGGGCTGGTGGGACACCAGCTCGAGAGAATGGTGACCGTGCCGGACACCTCAGTAAGCGTCCGCCACTTCCTCTTCCAGCGGATGTTCGTGGACACCGGAGTTCTCATTCGTTCCTTCAGCACGCCCCGAAATATGTCATTTGAACTCGCGCTCCCCGATGAAGGATCAGTTTTCATCGACGAAAAGGAGTTCTGGGATGGGGATCTGGTGGAACTTGAGGCAGGTCAACATGAACTGCGCACCCACCAGACCTGGGTGAGTCTGAAGGAACCCGATTTTGATCCCTCCCCCGCTTTCCAGGATCTGAGGGCAGGTGAGGAGATCCCCGCCGCTGAAGATGAGCGACTCCTGCTGACGGGTCGTTCCTGGAATTCCGGGCTGGAGGCAGCCATCAAGGGCGTTGACCTGGAGCCACGTCGGATAGATGCCGGGGCCCAAGGTTTTGTCATTCCGCCCGGGGTCCAGGGCCCGGTGAAGTTCAGCTTCGCCGGTGATTCCGCCTATCAGGCCAGCCTTTTCCTGGGTGGGGCATTGGGTATTCTGAGCGTTCTTGCAGCTGTGGCAGTGGCTACGCTACGGCGCCCCGGGTTTGTCGGTGAAGAGAGAGCACCGGGATGGTTCCGCTGGGTGGGCTTGGCCAGCGGGGTGCTGGCGTTGAC
- a CDS encoding universal stress protein — MSEAKQTTMLIAYDGSPESRRALEYAAALLRPRRVEILTAWEPMHRQAARAVSVSGLRQADFGSNAENEDPAYVQGRATCREGVTLAQSLGLEARAHMVESATAIWSAIVDAAKELRPDVIVTGTRAISGLKSLWQSSTADNVIHNSGIPVFVVPPLEDMED, encoded by the coding sequence ATGAGTGAAGCGAAACAGACCACGATGCTCATCGCCTATGACGGCTCCCCGGAGTCTCGGCGGGCCTTGGAGTATGCAGCGGCCCTGCTCCGTCCCCGTCGGGTGGAGATTCTGACCGCCTGGGAGCCGATGCACCGCCAGGCGGCTCGGGCGGTGAGTGTTTCCGGTTTGCGCCAGGCGGATTTCGGCAGCAATGCTGAGAATGAGGATCCGGCCTATGTCCAGGGCAGGGCCACCTGTCGGGAGGGTGTGACCCTGGCACAGTCTCTCGGTCTGGAGGCTCGTGCCCATATGGTGGAATCGGCCACCGCGATCTGGTCTGCCATTGTGGATGCCGCCAAGGAGCTGCGCCCGGATGTCATCGTCACCGGTACCCGGGCGATCAGTGGACTGAAGTCTCTGTGGCAGTCCTCCACCGCGGACAATGTCATCCATAATTCCGGGATTCCGGTGTTCGTGGTTCCGCCACTCGAAGATATGGAGGATTAA